ACAGATCGGCGTGTGGACCGGCTGGGTCGCCCCCAGCGCGGAGGCCCTGGCAAAGGGCGCTTCCGCCATCGTCCCCGGCGCATGGGACTGGGCCGGATTGATACTGATCTGCTTCCTTCTTCCCGCTCTTCTCTGCCCGCTGATCAACCTGGGCTGCCGGAAGCTTGGCTGGGTCAAGGACGGCGATTTGACCCTTGCCTGACGCCCCGGGAATTTCCCCATCAATTTGAAAGGCAGTACGGCTTTGAGCCGTACTGCCTTGTTTTCCGGTTGGGTATGCCGCAAGAGCGCGCTCCCCGGCCGAAAAGTGGATGCAGGGCCGGTGTTCAATCCGCGTCAAGATATCCCGCCTCAGCTGCCGGAGCAGCCGTGCTTATCCTCCCCACAGTGATGGCCGCAGCCGTGGCCCTCCTCATGATGGTGGCCGCAGTGCGCATCGGAGTCATAGCGGAGTGTCCCGTTTAAAAGGGATTGAACCGCCTCATCCGCGCCCCCGCTTGCGCCTCTGTAGAGCCGGATGCCCGCCTGGGCCAGGGCGTTCCGGGCTCCGGCGCCGATGCCGCCGCAGATAAGGGTGTCCACGTGGAGCTTGGACAGCAATCCAGATAGGGCGCCGTGGCCGCCGCCCTCCGCGCTCACCACCTCCTGACCGATGACCGCGTTGTTTTCCACCTCGTATACTTTAAACTGCTCACTGTGGCCAAAGTGCTGAAACACCTGTCCGTTTTCGTAAGTGACCGCGATTTTCATTTGACGCGTTCCTCCCGTGTTAGATGAAGATAGGACTATTTTATCCCGCCGTCCATCAGGAATCAAGTGTGAAAGACCGGACGCGTCAGCATTTTCAAGCCTTTCCCCTCAATAAGAGAGCCTCACACCGCCCTTTTCAGGCGGTGTGAGGCTCTTCGTACAGTGGACCCGCTGATCTTTTCAATCAGGCAGCCACAGTGGTGCAGAAGCGATGCAGGATGACCGCCACCTGGCCGCGGGTCGCGGTGCCCTGAGGCCGGACGGTGTTATCGTCATAGCCGTTGATGAGCTGCGCCGCATTGGCCCAGTTCATGGCCTCGCCCGCAAAGGCGGAGATGGTGGGATAATCGGTGTACTCCTTGATGGCGTTGCCGCCGGCCGTGACGTCATACTTCATGTACTTGGCATAGTTCATGAGGATGGTGGCAAACTGTTCGCGGGTGATGGCCTTGTTGGGGTTGAAGGTGGTCTCGGTGTAGCCGCTGGTGATCTTGTTGGCATAGGCCC
This window of the Dysosmobacter acutus genome carries:
- a CDS encoding NifB/NifX family molybdenum-iron cluster-binding protein, producing MKIAVTYENGQVFQHFGHSEQFKVYEVENNAVIGQEVVSAEGGGHGALSGLLSKLHVDTLICGGIGAGARNALAQAGIRLYRGASGGADEAVQSLLNGTLRYDSDAHCGHHHEEGHGCGHHCGEDKHGCSGS